In Candidatus Methylomirabilota bacterium, the following proteins share a genomic window:
- the gspG gene encoding type II secretion system protein GspG: protein MDKPPLDGTSQQSGTQHSTLNTQHSTSRRQAGFTLIELLVVIIIIGLLAALVGPQLFGRVGKGKQAAAQAQIELFGAALDNFRLDVGRYPTSDEGLKALLTNPGGVENWDGPYLKKEELPVDPWTHSYVYKAPGEHGDYDIVSYGGDGVAGGEGENQDVVSWKSIRQGGGKVEQ, encoded by the coding sequence GTGGATAAGCCTCCATTAGACGGCACGTCTCAACAGTCTGGAACTCAACACTCAACACTCAACACTCAACACTCAACATCCCGCCGTCAGGCCGGTTTTACCCTTATTGAGCTGCTGGTTGTCATCATTATCATCGGCCTGTTGGCAGCCCTGGTCGGTCCCCAGCTTTTTGGCAGGGTGGGAAAGGGTAAGCAGGCGGCGGCTCAGGCCCAAATTGAGTTGTTCGGCGCAGCCCTCGATAACTTTCGGTTGGATGTTGGCCGCTACCCGACCAGCGATGAAGGATTAAAGGCGCTCCTCACGAATCCCGGAGGGGTGGAAAACTGGGACGGGCCGTATCTGAAAAAGGAAGAGCTTCCTGTTGATCCGTGGACCCATTCATATGTTTACAAGGCGCCCGGAGAGCACGGAGACTACGATATTGTCTCATATGGCGGTGACGGTGTGGCGGGGGGCGAAGGGGAGAATCAGGACGTTGTAAGCTGGAAGAGCATCAGGCAAGGAGGGGGGAAGGTTGAACAATAG
- a CDS encoding type II secretion system protein GspF — MGTFQYTATDRTAKLVQGTMEASDERAVVAWLRSNGYYPIKIGQAGAAADTGPGAARFQIRLTRGPSAQDVLAFTQQLATLLEAGMELDRSLAILVDLTDNQRFRSILRGILTDIQAGNAFADGLAKYPRLFSRLYINMVKAGEASGVLEVILTRLAGFLERSKAVRDEVTSALIYPILLLGVGGGAVMVMMNFVIPRFAQIFADTKQLMPLPTRMLLAISALTTSYWWLFAGLIILGWVGLRAYLQTEQGKTQWDQWKLALPILGRLIQEIEVSRFARTFGTLLQSGVPVLAAVSIVKETITNRVIAAAMSRLQEGVKRGEGISGPLRAAAAFPSFAIHMAKVGEETGRLEEMLIRVADTYDERVRRTVKRLTSLLEPVLILSLGLIVGFIVLSMLLAIFSINELPL; from the coding sequence ATGGGAACGTTCCAATATACTGCTACCGATCGCACTGCCAAACTCGTTCAGGGGACCATGGAGGCCTCTGATGAACGGGCCGTCGTCGCGTGGCTCCGATCCAACGGCTACTACCCGATCAAGATCGGACAGGCGGGTGCTGCCGCAGACACCGGACCCGGCGCCGCTCGGTTTCAGATCCGACTGACGAGAGGCCCATCGGCGCAAGATGTGTTGGCCTTTACGCAGCAACTCGCCACGTTGCTTGAGGCCGGAATGGAGTTGGACCGGAGCCTGGCGATTCTTGTGGACTTGACCGATAACCAACGGTTTCGGTCGATTCTTCGTGGTATCCTGACCGATATCCAGGCGGGCAATGCCTTTGCCGACGGTTTGGCCAAGTACCCTCGACTCTTCTCCCGACTGTATATCAATATGGTCAAGGCGGGGGAGGCGAGCGGTGTATTGGAGGTGATCCTCACTCGTCTGGCCGGGTTTCTTGAGCGTTCAAAGGCGGTGCGGGATGAGGTGACGTCGGCCCTGATCTACCCGATTTTGCTGCTTGGTGTGGGTGGCGGCGCCGTCATGGTCATGATGAACTTTGTGATTCCGCGATTTGCTCAGATATTTGCGGATACCAAGCAACTCATGCCGCTGCCGACCAGGATGCTGTTGGCGATCAGCGCGTTGACCACCAGCTACTGGTGGTTGTTTGCAGGGCTGATCATCCTCGGTTGGGTCGGTCTCCGGGCCTATTTACAGACGGAGCAGGGTAAGACGCAGTGGGATCAGTGGAAGTTAGCGCTACCGATACTCGGGCGCCTGATCCAGGAGATTGAGGTCTCTCGCTTCGCGCGAACGTTTGGGACGCTTCTCCAAAGCGGCGTCCCGGTGCTTGCCGCCGTTTCTATTGTCAAAGAGACGATTACCAATCGGGTGATTGCCGCCGCCATGTCCAGGTTGCAAGAGGGGGTGAAGCGGGGCGAGGGGATCAGCGGTCCGCTGCGAGCCGCGGCCGCCTTTCCATCCTTTGCCATCCATATGGCCAAGGTGGGGGAGGAGACCGGACGACTCGAGGAAATGCTGATACGGGTAGCCGACACGTACGACGAGCGCGTGCGACGGACCGTCAAGCGCCTGACCTCGTTGCTGGAGCCGGTCCTGATCCTCTCTCTTGGGCTTATCGTCGGGTTCATTGTGCTGTCGATGCTGCTTGCCATCTTCAGCATTAACGAGCTTCCACTATAA
- the gspE gene encoding type II secretion system protein GspE produces the protein MSSGQAGEGREPIGEILIRDGSITREQLQRGLSHQREIGKRLGETLVEIGYTSEEDVGKALATQYSLPYLPLASLSITPVPIRDRLSPKYLREHKVFPIDVKDGVLTVAMSDLTDPYTLDDIRLSTGLAVSVCIANEREILEAIDQLYGDGQTTIEKIVKGYGEEEGGGAGEDREDIDHLRDLASEAPVIQLVNLLITRAVEARASDIHIEPFEDALRIRYRVDGVLLDQESPPKRLQRAVISRVKIMAKMNIAERRLPQDGRIRLQMQGKDLDLRVSTVPTLHGESVVMRILDRSSLLVSLGDMGMPEDVRVQFQRLIRKPHGMILVTGPTGSGKTTTLYTALSEINSADKKIITIEDPVEYQLQGVNQIHVKSKIGLTFASGLRSIVRQDPDVIMVGEIRDAETADIAIHSALTGHLVFSTLHTNDAPGAITRLLDMGIENYLVSSVLVAVLAQRLVRVICPECREPYYLDAAAVRKMGMKIEVDGSLQVFRGKGCAACNFTGYHGRSGIYEFLVVNEEIQRLILTKADSNAIRQTAIAFGMNTLWEDGWLKVRQGITTVEDLLRVTKEEA, from the coding sequence ATGAGCAGTGGGCAAGCCGGCGAGGGACGCGAACCCATCGGTGAAATCCTGATTCGTGACGGCTCCATCACACGAGAGCAACTCCAGCGGGGGCTTAGTCACCAACGGGAAATCGGCAAACGGCTGGGCGAGACCCTTGTAGAGATCGGATACACCTCGGAAGAGGACGTAGGTAAGGCCCTCGCCACACAATATTCGCTTCCCTACCTGCCGCTCGCCTCTCTCTCAATCACGCCTGTTCCAATCCGCGATCGCCTTTCGCCAAAATACCTGCGGGAACACAAGGTCTTTCCGATTGACGTGAAAGACGGTGTATTGACCGTGGCCATGAGCGATCTGACCGATCCGTATACACTGGATGATATTCGACTGAGCACAGGGCTTGCGGTCAGTGTCTGCATAGCGAATGAACGAGAGATTCTTGAGGCGATCGACCAACTGTATGGCGATGGCCAGACAACGATCGAGAAGATCGTCAAAGGGTACGGCGAGGAGGAGGGCGGAGGGGCCGGCGAGGATCGTGAGGATATCGACCACCTCCGCGACCTGGCCTCCGAGGCGCCGGTCATTCAGCTGGTGAACCTGCTCATCACCCGTGCCGTAGAGGCCCGAGCCAGCGATATTCATATTGAGCCCTTCGAGGATGCGCTTCGAATCCGCTATCGGGTGGATGGCGTGCTGCTGGATCAGGAGTCGCCTCCCAAGCGGCTGCAACGGGCGGTCATCTCCCGCGTGAAGATCATGGCTAAGATGAATATTGCGGAACGGCGGCTTCCGCAGGACGGCCGGATCAGACTGCAGATGCAGGGCAAGGACTTGGACCTCCGCGTGTCCACGGTTCCCACCTTGCACGGGGAAAGCGTGGTCATGCGAATCCTGGATCGCAGCAGCCTCCTGGTGAGTCTTGGGGATATGGGCATGCCGGAGGATGTTCGTGTACAGTTCCAGCGGCTGATCAGAAAGCCGCACGGCATGATCCTGGTAACCGGTCCGACCGGAAGCGGGAAGACCACCACCCTGTATACGGCGCTGAGCGAGATTAACTCGGCCGATAAAAAGATCATTACGATCGAAGACCCGGTAGAGTATCAGCTTCAAGGGGTTAATCAGATCCATGTCAAGTCGAAGATCGGCCTGACCTTCGCCAGCGGCCTGCGCTCGATTGTTCGTCAGGATCCCGATGTTATTATGGTCGGAGAGATTCGCGATGCGGAGACCGCAGACATTGCCATCCATTCGGCACTGACCGGGCATTTGGTGTTCAGTACACTGCACACCAACGATGCGCCAGGCGCTATCACGCGACTCCTGGATATGGGCATCGAAAACTACCTGGTGTCCAGTGTCCTGGTAGCCGTTCTCGCTCAACGTCTGGTTCGCGTCATCTGTCCCGAGTGCCGGGAGCCCTACTATTTGGATGCAGCAGCGGTCCGGAAAATGGGGATGAAGATCGAGGTCGACGGTTCGCTGCAGGTCTTTCGAGGGAAAGGATGTGCCGCCTGCAACTTTACCGGATACCATGGCCGTAGCGGCATCTATGAGTTCTTGGTGGTCAACGAAGAGATCCAGCGGTTGATCCTGACGAAGGCGGATTCGAACGCGATTCGGCAGACGGCGATAGCATTCGGCATGAACACCCTATGGGAAGACGGTTGGCTGAAGGTCCGGCAGGGGATTACCACCGTGGAAGACCTGCTTCGGGTCACCAAAGAGGAGGCGTAG